The following proteins are co-located in the Chryseobacterium daecheongense genome:
- a CDS encoding alginate export family protein, with protein sequence MLKSAPSILFLKAFIITVFLYSETFSSQSFKLLRYDENYEYLKDSTKSFYNNIKYLPLNEKKDIYLSLGGEARYEYVDFNNEDWGRLNIGHNDFFLQRYDLHADWHFGKNFRIFSQIRSALQNGRKNGSRGIDEDQLSIQNLFLDAGLVNREDQKLTVRLGRQELDYGSGRLISVREGPNARLSFTGAKIMYSYKNVSLDAFAMMTDSVRTGVFDNTISKQLNLWGLYSKIIIPEAGNLDLYYLGIRRDESVFEAGTAREKRHTIGGRLWKYGGGFIYNLEAAYQFGRFGNEKISAWTGSVDVGYLFENLTFKPSINLRNDYISGDHSKNDGKLNTFNPLYPKGGYFGFSPQVGPVNLIDIHPYMTLDLTSRLKMQVDVVFNWRYSLNDGVYRPSGALNRPGSSSDKRYIGTAYLTSFTYNFNKHFSLVSGLQYFHKGPFIEDIIQDAKSGVFWNIRLGFKF encoded by the coding sequence TTATATTCTGAAACGTTCTCATCCCAGAGCTTTAAACTTCTGCGGTATGACGAAAATTATGAATATCTGAAAGATTCCACCAAAAGCTTTTATAATAACATTAAATATCTCCCTCTCAACGAAAAGAAAGACATCTATCTCTCATTGGGTGGCGAGGCAAGATATGAATATGTGGATTTCAACAACGAAGATTGGGGAAGGCTTAACATAGGACACAACGACTTTTTTCTCCAACGCTATGACCTTCATGCAGACTGGCATTTCGGGAAAAACTTCAGAATATTTTCACAGATCAGAAGTGCTTTGCAAAACGGAAGAAAAAACGGTTCAAGAGGCATTGATGAAGACCAGCTGAGTATTCAGAATCTCTTTCTGGATGCAGGTTTGGTGAACAGGGAAGATCAGAAGCTGACAGTGAGACTGGGAAGACAGGAGCTGGACTACGGTTCGGGTAGATTAATTTCTGTAAGGGAAGGGCCCAATGCAAGGCTGTCTTTTACAGGAGCCAAAATCATGTATTCCTATAAAAATGTTTCTTTAGATGCTTTTGCGATGATGACAGACTCTGTCAGGACCGGCGTTTTTGATAATACCATTTCAAAGCAGCTTAATCTTTGGGGACTTTATTCCAAAATTATTATTCCCGAAGCCGGAAATCTTGATCTCTATTACCTCGGAATCCGAAGAGACGAATCTGTTTTTGAAGCCGGAACAGCAAGAGAAAAGCGTCACACAATTGGCGGAAGACTCTGGAAATATGGCGGCGGATTTATCTATAACCTGGAAGCTGCCTATCAGTTCGGACGTTTTGGAAACGAAAAGATCAGTGCATGGACGGGCTCTGTGGATGTAGGGTATCTCTTTGAAAACCTTACATTCAAGCCAAGCATTAATCTGAGAAACGATTATATATCAGGAGATCATTCTAAAAATGACGGAAAGCTCAATACCTTTAATCCTTTATATCCGAAAGGAGGCTATTTCGGCTTCAGCCCTCAGGTGGGGCCTGTCAATTTAATTGATATTCATCCGTATATGACCCTTGATCTGACTTCCAGACTCAAAATGCAGGTGGATGTTGTCTTCAACTGGCGATATTCCCTGAACGACGGTGTCTACCGGCCAAGCGGAGCATTGAACCGCCCCGGAAGCAGCTCAGATAAAAGGTATATCGGAACGGCTTATTTAACCAGCTTTACCTATAATTTCAACAAACACTTCTCTTTGGTGAGCGGACTTCAGTATTTCCACAAAGGACCTTTTATTGAAGATATCATTCAGGATGCAAAAAGCGGTGTTTTCTGGAATATCCGGCTGGGATTCAAATTTTAA
- a CDS encoding peptidase M17: MQNSISKYINWSKTLFTVLVLATAGTQFVSAQAVAEKTAIGTSKTWGTVDGISVVGLVQGPSAAKADLQIACVFEYTEGDIFNPPALPKELNGMIHLDEALKGIITEVRKKGQFKGHALETLLINPPKGSLASGKLLLIGLGNRNSFDAELMKEVGSVAMREALKLQVHTVSFASDIKDAGIDSPTALVAENVVLGAFDAYRTQSYLKAQHLSDTMKLKKLILLAGPSFFTVAGGGIQEAISKLNTK, encoded by the coding sequence ATGCAAAATTCAATTTCAAAATATATCAATTGGTCAAAAACACTCTTTACAGTATTGGTGTTGGCAACTGCGGGAACCCAATTCGTTTCAGCACAGGCTGTTGCAGAAAAAACAGCAATTGGAACCTCAAAAACATGGGGAACTGTTGACGGAATTTCCGTTGTAGGACTGGTGCAGGGACCTTCTGCTGCCAAAGCAGATTTGCAGATCGCCTGTGTTTTCGAGTATACGGAAGGAGATATTTTTAATCCGCCGGCGCTTCCCAAAGAACTGAACGGAATGATTCATCTGGATGAAGCATTAAAAGGAATTATTACAGAAGTCCGTAAAAAAGGACAGTTCAAAGGACACGCTTTGGAAACCTTATTAATTAATCCTCCGAAAGGAAGCCTTGCCTCCGGAAAACTGCTGTTGATCGGCCTGGGGAACAGAAACTCTTTCGATGCCGAACTGATGAAAGAAGTAGGAAGTGTTGCCATGAGAGAAGCTTTGAAACTACAGGTACATACCGTATCCTTTGCCAGTGATATCAAAGATGCCGGAATTGATTCTCCGACAGCCCTGGTGGCAGAAAATGTGGTTTTGGGCGCTTTTGATGCCTACCGTACGCAGTCTTATTTAAAAGCTCAGCATTTATCCGATACCATGAAATTAAAAAAATTGATTCTGCTGGCCGGACCGTCTTTTTTCACCGTTGCCGGAGGAGGAATTCAGGAAGCTATATCGAAGTTGAACACCAAATAA